From Algoriphagus sp. NG3, the proteins below share one genomic window:
- a CDS encoding alpha-E domain-containing protein translates to MLSRVANSIYWLGRYLERAENYARFIDVNFNLMQDLPMDMKEQWHPLIAATGDLLLYEKKYSGYDRNQVLFFLGFDPENPNSMISTITNARENARVIRENLNKETWEKANELYYMLQDGLEKKVWKKDDPRPFFEKVKNQILLIYGIADSSVARIEGWYFRQLGQYLERADKTSRILDVKYHILLPSDQEVGTPLDFLHWMALLKSVTAFNTYRRLYGNIDSASVVEFLVLNKYFPRSIYFCLKEAEKCLHNISGNMGVGYINSAEKAMGELRSKLEFAEVGEIINFGLHEYLDTLQLKINHISNQVDANFFTIKDNQIYQTQSQVQN, encoded by the coding sequence ATGCTGAGTAGGGTAGCAAATAGTATTTATTGGCTGGGAAGATATCTGGAAAGAGCAGAAAACTATGCCCGTTTTATTGATGTGAATTTCAATCTGATGCAGGATCTGCCTATGGATATGAAAGAGCAGTGGCATCCCTTGATAGCCGCCACGGGTGATCTGTTGCTTTATGAGAAGAAATATTCAGGTTATGATCGAAACCAAGTATTGTTTTTTCTAGGGTTTGACCCGGAAAATCCCAATTCGATGATCTCTACCATTACCAACGCACGGGAGAATGCCCGGGTAATCCGCGAAAACCTAAACAAGGAGACTTGGGAGAAAGCCAACGAGCTCTATTATATGCTTCAGGATGGTTTGGAAAAGAAAGTGTGGAAGAAGGATGACCCCAGACCATTTTTCGAGAAAGTGAAAAACCAGATTCTCCTGATTTATGGAATTGCCGACAGTAGTGTGGCCAGGATAGAGGGATGGTATTTTAGGCAGCTGGGACAGTACCTTGAGCGGGCAGATAAGACCTCCAGAATTCTAGACGTCAAATACCATATTCTACTCCCCTCTGATCAGGAAGTAGGGACACCACTGGATTTTCTTCATTGGATGGCTTTGCTGAAATCTGTCACCGCTTTCAATACCTACCGCAGGCTATATGGGAATATTGATTCAGCCAGTGTAGTTGAGTTTTTAGTACTGAATAAATATTTCCCGAGGTCGATTTACTTTTGTCTGAAAGAAGCTGAAAAATGCCTGCACAATATATCTGGAAACATGGGAGTGGGATACATTAACTCTGCTGAAAAAGCTATGGGTGAATTGCGTTCTAAACTGGAATTTGCCGAAGTAGGGGAGATCATAAATTTTGGACTGCATGAATACCTGGATACCCTTCAGTTGAAAATCAACCATATTTCCAATCAGGTAGATGCCAACTTCTTTACGATCAAAGATAATCAGATCTATCAGACCCAAAGCCAGGTTCAAAATTGA
- a CDS encoding DUF6503 family protein — MRKFYLIFSALVLLVSTFSCQNRTEKPLPELSPEFAEVLDAHGDWKKWHQAKAESYAMIHEGVLVEENAFINLESRKIRLSNSEFEMGYDGDQTWISPNREAYKGESLKFYHNLYFYFFNIPFVFTDPGVTVEKVENRFLNGKEYPTFQATFGPTIGSSPKDQYFMLVNPDTKRLEYLLYTVTFFGNENPPLSALKYEDYRNADGVYFPRILTGYTLENDSTKTLRYQVSFADPLLLDEEFDSKVFEKPENGVFAD, encoded by the coding sequence ATGCGAAAATTTTACCTGATTTTTAGCGCCTTAGTTCTTTTGGTCTCTACCTTTTCCTGTCAAAACAGAACTGAGAAACCTCTTCCTGAGCTTTCTCCTGAATTTGCTGAAGTACTAGATGCACATGGAGACTGGAAGAAATGGCACCAGGCCAAAGCGGAAAGCTATGCAATGATCCACGAGGGCGTACTGGTAGAAGAAAATGCATTTATTAATCTCGAAAGCCGTAAAATCCGACTTTCCAATTCAGAATTTGAAATGGGTTATGACGGAGACCAGACTTGGATCAGCCCAAACAGAGAAGCATATAAAGGAGAGTCGCTGAAGTTTTATCACAACTTATATTTTTACTTTTTCAACATCCCTTTTGTATTCACTGATCCTGGAGTGACGGTGGAGAAAGTAGAAAACAGATTTTTAAACGGAAAAGAGTACCCTACTTTTCAGGCAACTTTTGGCCCCACAATAGGATCGAGTCCAAAAGATCAATATTTTATGTTGGTCAATCCAGACACTAAAAGACTAGAATACTTGCTCTACACCGTTACATTTTTTGGAAATGAAAACCCTCCACTAAGTGCGCTCAAATACGAGGACTACCGGAATGCCGATGGAGTTTATTTTCCAAGAATCCTTACCGGTTACACTTTAGAAAATGATTCCACAAAAACATTACGATACCAGGTCTCCTTTGCTGATCCTTTATTGCTGGATGAGGAATTTGACTCCAAAGTATTCGAAAAACCCGAAAATGGAGTTTTCGCTGACTAA
- a CDS encoding permease, protein MSIALQKTLSLLLLIVIGIFLQKKLQNEDQKKGLKTIILNIALPAMIFVALLKIEINPDLLILPVLALVFNIVMIFLTRYTLPFFGIKADTPAMRTLMLLLPSLAPGLTCFPFIVEYLGDDVLAWAALADIGNKLFVLVLAYLLAMSWYYKNQNLKAKSNGQKVKELLIAMVSEPINLVILVAIVLLSFGFNLESMPGFLSESILMMKDMMTPLVLLFIGIAVIFKWDQLRMITSLLTFRAGITFLLSGLFIWLVPMPSEAAVLLAVVFPQSAVSFWPFAHMSAIRKFEYDNEAQKGNPTFDLELGINVLAVSMPYSTLLILGIFTSGSYFTYPIHVLSLGALLVVAATVPKAIQWIKSTDFSFESLREKELKDSPAD, encoded by the coding sequence ATGAGTATTGCACTTCAGAAAACCCTATCGCTGCTCCTATTGATAGTTATAGGGATATTTCTCCAGAAAAAACTACAAAACGAGGATCAGAAAAAGGGGTTGAAAACCATAATTCTCAACATCGCCTTGCCAGCAATGATCTTTGTCGCTTTGCTGAAAATTGAAATCAATCCGGATCTTTTGATTCTTCCGGTTTTGGCTCTGGTATTCAACATTGTGATGATCTTCCTTACCAGATACACTTTGCCATTCTTCGGAATCAAAGCTGATACACCGGCCATGCGAACCCTGATGTTGCTGCTCCCTTCCTTAGCCCCAGGACTTACATGCTTCCCGTTTATCGTAGAATACCTAGGAGACGACGTGCTGGCATGGGCTGCCTTGGCAGATATAGGAAACAAACTATTTGTGCTGGTTTTGGCATACTTGCTGGCTATGTCCTGGTATTACAAAAACCAGAACCTCAAAGCAAAATCCAATGGACAGAAAGTAAAGGAACTACTGATCGCCATGGTGAGCGAACCGATCAATTTAGTAATCCTCGTAGCTATAGTTCTGCTAAGCTTCGGATTCAATCTGGAAAGCATGCCAGGATTCCTCAGTGAATCCATCCTGATGATGAAGGATATGATGACACCTTTGGTGTTGCTGTTTATAGGTATAGCTGTGATTTTCAAATGGGACCAGTTGAGAATGATCACGTCCCTGCTCACATTCAGGGCAGGCATTACTTTCCTTCTCAGCGGGCTATTTATCTGGCTTGTGCCTATGCCTTCAGAGGCGGCCGTACTGTTGGCAGTAGTATTTCCACAGAGCGCCGTGAGTTTTTGGCCTTTTGCACATATGTCGGCAATCCGGAAATTTGAATACGACAATGAAGCCCAGAAAGGCAATCCAACCTTTGACTTAGAATTGGGCATAAATGTCCTAGCTGTATCTATGCCTTATAGCACCTTATTGATTCTAGGGATATTCACTTCAGGGAGCTATTTCACTTATCCGATCCATGTACTTTCCTTAGGTGCCTTACTTGTCGTAGCCGCCACAGTACCGAAAGCCATCCAATGGATCAAAAGCACAGATTTCAGTTTTGAAAGCCTGAGAGAAAAAGAATTAAAAGACAGTCCTGCTGATTAA
- a CDS encoding pyridoxal phosphate-dependent aminotransferase, with protein MNHTINRRTWIKSSLMAMGTMAMAPAFALPKNKALAAYQPDSILHEHIPAFRYDEARIIAKLNANENPYGPSPKVIKAITESISLGNRYGHGEAKILIDMIAEKEGVSADHIMLSPGSSDILEKTAFVQFMNGGNVVSADPSYMSLMNTAQKLGATWKPVLLTGDYQHDLDGMAAAVDADTNLVYICNPNNPTGSITDAAKLKAFCSSVSEKTPVFVDEAYLEFLQKPEESSMVSLVAEGKDVMIARTFSKVHGMAGLRIGYLVALPERIESITSKVRSTMGLCVTSLNGAIASMQDPGFITNCRNMNTECREYTKGEIASLGYDIIPSETSFMIFPLRMEGQPFMKGMYESGVGVRVFNIDNKPWCRVSMGTMDEMEIFVDAFKKVTA; from the coding sequence ATGAATCACACAATCAACAGAAGAACCTGGATCAAATCAAGTCTAATGGCAATGGGAACAATGGCAATGGCTCCGGCTTTTGCCCTTCCTAAAAACAAAGCACTTGCCGCATATCAGCCCGATTCCATCCTACATGAGCATATCCCTGCATTCAGATACGATGAAGCTCGGATTATCGCAAAACTGAATGCCAATGAAAACCCTTACGGGCCTTCACCAAAGGTCATCAAAGCTATTACGGAATCCATTTCACTTGGCAACCGCTATGGGCATGGGGAAGCAAAAATCCTGATAGACATGATTGCCGAAAAAGAAGGCGTAAGTGCTGACCACATCATGCTTTCGCCTGGCTCATCAGATATCTTGGAAAAAACGGCATTTGTACAATTTATGAACGGGGGCAATGTAGTATCTGCCGATCCTTCTTATATGTCCTTAATGAACACAGCCCAGAAACTCGGGGCCACTTGGAAGCCGGTTTTACTGACAGGTGATTATCAGCATGACCTGGACGGGATGGCTGCGGCTGTGGATGCTGATACCAATCTTGTTTATATCTGTAACCCTAACAACCCAACAGGATCAATTACTGATGCGGCTAAATTAAAAGCATTCTGCTCTTCTGTATCAGAAAAAACTCCTGTATTTGTGGATGAAGCATACCTTGAGTTCCTCCAAAAACCAGAAGAAAGCTCCATGGTAAGCCTTGTAGCAGAAGGTAAGGATGTGATGATAGCCAGAACATTCTCCAAAGTCCACGGAATGGCAGGGCTGAGAATAGGCTATTTAGTGGCACTTCCAGAACGCATCGAAAGCATCACTTCCAAAGTGAGGAGCACCATGGGACTTTGTGTCACCTCTCTGAACGGAGCTATCGCTAGCATGCAAGACCCGGGATTTATCACCAATTGCAGGAACATGAACACCGAATGCAGAGAATACACCAAAGGAGAGATCGCCTCCTTGGGATACGATATCATTCCTTCAGAAACCAGTTTTATGATCTTTCCACTTCGGATGGAGGGACAGCCGTTCATGAAAGGCATGTATGAAAGTGGTGTGGGCGTACGTGTATTCAACATTGACAATAAACCTTGGTGCAGGGTAAGTATGGGAACCATGGACGAAATGGAAATTTTCGTAGATGCCTTCAAAAAAGTGACCGCCTAA
- a CDS encoding SusD/RagB family nutrient-binding outer membrane lipoprotein, with translation MKRLYIASLAILLLTFGTMTSCTKDFEEINTDPNNPVSIAPSLLLPNAIQVVADRYWGHSTRYERLNIDAAMCWIQHLSRNIYINAEGDSYEIPLTISSGTWNNLYRDALINFEKVKSLSEPGAPYENPNYVGIAMVMQAFTYAYLTDVFGPIPYSEALKGTAEEAINSPKYDSMEEVYAGILADLMDANDYLSTSGPAVVGDIMFNGDIMKWKRFANSLTLRIANRQAAKKPTESKAIMSLILSDPAKYPVIENNSQTAELIHFDVIGSRNKMFDVFSTRSDWNISSTLINKLLELDDDRITIYAQPLEDGSYAGLPNGLTDAAAGNYNASRIGLKYLDPTAPSVLMTYAEVEFIKAEAALDGDIEGDAAEFLESAIKASFTQQGLVMPGDYMSRIGGVTKESIMTQKWIALFGQGVEAWNEYRRTGYPVMPAPNPSAVFSNEGVLPTRIEYPTSEYSLNKANLDEGVSKLGGSDNMRTPLWWVE, from the coding sequence ATGAAAAGACTATACATAGCCAGCCTAGCGATACTTCTTCTGACTTTCGGCACAATGACTTCCTGTACCAAGGATTTTGAAGAAATCAATACAGATCCAAACAACCCGGTATCCATAGCCCCTTCCCTGCTTTTGCCAAATGCAATTCAGGTAGTGGCAGATAGGTACTGGGGACATAGCACCAGATACGAGAGGCTCAACATAGATGCGGCAATGTGCTGGATACAGCACCTCTCCCGGAATATCTACATCAATGCTGAGGGAGACAGTTATGAGATCCCTCTTACAATCTCTTCTGGCACTTGGAACAATCTTTACAGAGATGCATTGATCAATTTCGAAAAGGTGAAATCACTTTCGGAGCCAGGAGCACCCTATGAAAACCCCAACTATGTAGGCATAGCCATGGTAATGCAAGCCTTTACCTATGCGTACCTCACGGATGTTTTTGGCCCCATTCCCTATTCAGAAGCTCTTAAAGGCACTGCAGAAGAAGCCATAAACTCACCAAAATACGACTCTATGGAGGAAGTGTATGCCGGGATACTGGCCGATCTGATGGATGCCAACGATTATCTCTCCACCTCAGGCCCAGCTGTGGTCGGAGACATTATGTTCAACGGGGACATCATGAAATGGAAGCGGTTTGCAAATTCCCTAACGCTAAGAATAGCCAATAGACAAGCCGCTAAAAAGCCCACTGAGTCTAAAGCTATAATGAGCCTAATCCTTTCAGACCCTGCCAAATACCCAGTTATCGAAAACAATTCACAGACAGCTGAATTGATCCATTTCGATGTGATCGGCAGTAGAAACAAAATGTTTGATGTATTCTCCACTCGGTCTGACTGGAACATCAGCTCAACGCTCATAAACAAACTGCTCGAACTTGATGATGACCGGATTACAATATATGCACAGCCTCTTGAAGACGGTTCCTATGCAGGACTTCCAAACGGACTTACAGATGCGGCCGCAGGAAACTACAATGCTTCGAGAATAGGACTTAAATACTTGGATCCTACCGCACCTAGTGTACTAATGACTTATGCTGAAGTAGAATTCATCAAAGCCGAAGCAGCCTTAGATGGTGATATTGAAGGAGATGCTGCAGAGTTTCTGGAAAGTGCCATTAAAGCCTCATTCACACAACAAGGTCTGGTTATGCCAGGTGACTATATGAGCCGAATTGGAGGAGTGACCAAAGAAAGCATCATGACCCAAAAGTGGATAGCTCTTTTTGGCCAAGGAGTAGAAGCCTGGAATGAATACCGAAGAACAGGCTATCCCGTAATGCCCGCTCCTAACCCAAGCGCAGTATTTTCCAACGAAGGAGTACTTCCCACCCGAATAGAATACCCTACTTCTGAATACTCACTTAATAAAGCAAATCTAGACGAGGGAGTAAGCAAACTCGGTGGCTCAGACAATATGAGAACTCCACTCTGGTGGGTAGAATAA
- a CDS encoding SusC/RagA family TonB-linked outer membrane protein, producing MLIKFTRYLLVAGVTGVLALPPSAQGQNLTQLAKGPALDQKLDKKNLESTLRELEDLYAISIAYPSTLVSSETKIPAAINSKLTAEQNLERILKGSRIQYRKGSGSFYMLEQSQTQDSKTSPSPPAFTYQPSTASTQKIERTIQGVVLDDSQEPIPGASILIKGTMNGVVTDIDGKFTLTLEDGSEDAILTVSFIGFTTQEIKVGTTSMFTIELASSDLALNEVVVTAFGLERDKKALGYSTQSVDGKALTESRPSNVANSLSGRVAGVQVTGNSMPGSGAHVVIRGSSSVAGNNQPLVVVDGVPLEQTSSRQYGNGLSEISPDNIKEMTILKGATAAALYGSRAANGVIMVTTKNGAGTKGIGIEFNSNMTMDNPLIKPDFQNTYGGGAGYRTWYVDGRNGFDAEGIRGTAGVDESWGAPMDGSMVPLWYSAPDRVALLPQPNNWEDFWETGHSVSNTIALSGGNEQGSFRVAIGRLDQTSIMADNDYYRNNFKLNTSYKFTPKLQMSVNAEYVKSGSDNRGFTGSQDFIWAHRHTDYSKLKNWEDYYDIQKQTFRPGDDYPYANWQHEYFSNPFFNQTHLPKSNEKDRLVGSIALNYEISKNFSIMARSGTDYWTDTRININSAESFKNNVKRFGSYSESVLNSQETNSDVILTFDKDLTQRLSLKVQAGGINRVNNYKSTAVSVGQLTIDGLYNLGNYAAPVTPSSTIRKQVVNSVFGSAQIGFNNYLFLDVTGRNDWSSTLPTNQNSFFYPSVALSAVLTDIFDIQSDFLSFAKIRGSIAQVGNDADPYLLNQVYTSEGLWAGTTPTYAESNEIANRTLKPEITTGKEVGLDLRFFEGRVGIDFTYYHQSTINQILAVSISTASGYSSQILNAGEITNQGVELSINATPINTPTGFSWYTAFNFARNRNEVVELAEGLENYILGTQNSLTSEARVGQPYGSLYGRRYLRSPEGELIYNNGLPILEEGTFVLGNIQPDWIGGWTNSLAYKGIELNTLIDMKMGGDIFDVGTGLARKTGQYAETAIGREEGVIGKGVMNVGTSEDPVYVPNDVIADATTFWNSQNPRTYHETGIFDGTYVKLRELSLGYVFPKGFLGNKFIQTMKLSFVGRNLAILYKNHPHMDPEVDGKGGNGQGFSYGEMPSTRNLGFNLNVTF from the coding sequence ATGCTCATCAAATTTACCCGTTATCTGTTGGTAGCCGGGGTGACTGGAGTGCTCGCGCTCCCACCTTCAGCACAAGGCCAAAACCTCACACAACTTGCAAAAGGCCCAGCTCTGGACCAGAAGCTGGATAAAAAGAATCTGGAATCAACCCTCAGGGAACTAGAGGATCTATATGCAATTTCGATTGCCTACCCATCCACTCTGGTAAGCTCTGAAACCAAAATCCCGGCCGCCATCAATTCCAAGCTGACTGCGGAGCAGAACCTGGAACGAATTTTAAAAGGCAGCAGGATTCAATACAGAAAAGGATCAGGAAGCTTCTATATGCTTGAGCAATCCCAGACTCAAGACTCCAAAACATCTCCAAGCCCCCCTGCCTTCACTTATCAACCATCAACTGCATCTACTCAGAAAATAGAGCGCACCATACAGGGCGTGGTTCTAGACGATTCCCAAGAACCCATCCCTGGAGCAAGTATTCTGATAAAAGGGACAATGAACGGAGTGGTGACTGATATAGATGGGAAATTCACCCTTACTCTGGAAGACGGAAGTGAAGATGCTATTCTGACGGTCTCCTTTATAGGATTTACCACACAAGAGATAAAAGTGGGGACTACGTCAATGTTCACGATTGAATTAGCCTCATCGGATCTTGCGCTAAATGAAGTGGTAGTCACTGCTTTTGGACTGGAGCGGGACAAAAAAGCCCTTGGGTACTCGACTCAAAGCGTGGATGGAAAAGCCCTGACAGAATCCCGCCCCAGCAATGTGGCCAATAGCCTATCGGGAAGAGTAGCCGGCGTTCAGGTAACCGGGAATTCCATGCCAGGCAGTGGTGCCCATGTAGTAATCAGAGGCTCGTCATCGGTGGCAGGCAACAATCAGCCGCTTGTGGTAGTAGATGGAGTGCCACTGGAACAAACTTCCAGCAGACAGTATGGGAATGGGCTATCCGAAATAAGCCCGGACAACATTAAGGAAATGACCATACTTAAAGGCGCTACAGCAGCGGCATTATATGGATCACGCGCAGCAAACGGCGTCATTATGGTCACCACCAAAAACGGTGCGGGCACCAAAGGGATTGGCATTGAATTCAACAGTAACATGACTATGGACAACCCTCTGATAAAGCCGGATTTTCAGAATACCTATGGTGGCGGGGCTGGCTATAGAACCTGGTATGTGGACGGAAGAAACGGATTTGACGCCGAAGGAATCCGTGGAACTGCGGGTGTAGACGAAAGCTGGGGAGCTCCCATGGACGGCAGCATGGTTCCTCTTTGGTATTCCGCACCAGACCGGGTAGCCCTTTTGCCGCAGCCCAACAACTGGGAGGATTTCTGGGAAACCGGGCATAGTGTCTCCAATACCATTGCTCTTTCCGGCGGAAATGAACAAGGCAGCTTCAGGGTAGCCATAGGCAGACTGGATCAGACCAGCATCATGGCTGACAACGATTATTATAGAAACAACTTCAAACTGAACACCTCCTACAAGTTTACCCCAAAGCTCCAGATGAGCGTGAATGCAGAATATGTAAAATCCGGCTCAGACAACCGGGGCTTCACAGGAAGCCAGGATTTCATATGGGCTCACCGCCATACTGACTATTCCAAGCTCAAGAATTGGGAGGATTATTACGACATCCAAAAGCAGACGTTCAGACCAGGGGATGATTACCCTTATGCTAACTGGCAGCATGAATACTTTTCCAATCCATTCTTCAATCAAACGCATTTACCCAAATCAAATGAGAAAGACCGTTTGGTTGGCAGCATAGCACTGAATTACGAAATCAGTAAAAACTTCAGCATCATGGCCAGGTCAGGCACGGATTACTGGACTGACACCAGGATCAACATCAACAGTGCGGAAAGCTTCAAAAACAATGTCAAAAGATTTGGGTCATACTCAGAATCTGTCCTAAACAGCCAAGAAACCAACAGTGACGTAATCCTGACTTTTGATAAAGACCTGACACAAAGGCTTTCCCTAAAAGTGCAAGCAGGCGGAATCAACAGGGTAAACAACTACAAAAGCACAGCGGTCAGTGTAGGCCAGCTTACGATTGATGGGCTGTATAATCTGGGCAACTATGCAGCTCCGGTCACTCCATCCAGCACAATCAGAAAGCAAGTGGTGAACAGCGTGTTTGGCTCAGCCCAAATTGGCTTTAACAATTATCTGTTCCTCGATGTGACCGGAAGAAACGATTGGTCCAGCACGCTTCCTACCAACCAAAACTCCTTCTTCTATCCTTCTGTAGCCCTGAGCGCTGTCCTGACAGACATCTTCGATATACAGTCTGACTTCCTTTCATTTGCAAAAATACGAGGCAGTATAGCACAAGTGGGAAATGATGCAGACCCATATCTGCTAAACCAGGTTTATACTTCAGAAGGGCTATGGGCAGGAACCACTCCTACCTATGCAGAATCAAACGAAATCGCCAACAGGACTTTAAAACCTGAAATCACCACAGGTAAGGAAGTAGGCTTGGATTTGAGGTTTTTTGAGGGACGGGTAGGTATTGACTTTACGTACTACCACCAATCCACCATCAACCAAATTCTGGCAGTATCCATCTCTACTGCTTCCGGATATAGCAGCCAAATTCTAAATGCCGGGGAAATCACCAACCAAGGGGTGGAACTTAGTATCAATGCCACACCGATAAACACCCCAACTGGTTTTAGCTGGTACACCGCATTCAATTTCGCCAGAAACCGGAACGAAGTAGTAGAACTTGCCGAGGGGCTGGAAAATTACATTTTGGGAACACAAAACTCATTAACATCCGAAGCTCGGGTCGGACAGCCGTATGGTTCACTCTACGGCAGAAGGTACCTAAGAAGTCCTGAAGGCGAGCTGATCTACAACAATGGACTCCCGATTCTCGAAGAAGGGACCTTTGTTTTAGGCAACATCCAACCAGATTGGATAGGCGGATGGACCAACTCGCTTGCTTACAAAGGCATTGAGCTAAATACCCTGATCGATATGAAAATGGGAGGGGATATTTTCGACGTAGGAACCGGTCTTGCCAGAAAAACAGGGCAATATGCGGAAACTGCCATAGGGCGTGAGGAAGGAGTAATAGGCAAGGGAGTCATGAACGTAGGGACAAGTGAAGATCCTGTATATGTTCCCAATGATGTCATCGCAGATGCCACTACATTCTGGAATTCCCAGAATCCACGCACCTATCATGAAACGGGGATTTTTGATGGTACCTATGTGAAGTTACGTGAGCTGTCGCTTGGATATGTTTTCCCTAAAGGGTTCTTAGGAAATAAGTTTATCCAGACGATGAAACTCTCTTTCGTGGGAAGAAACCTAGCTATACTATATAAGAACCACCCTCACATGGATCCAGAAGTAGATGGAAAAGGCGGCAATGGTCAAGGGTTCTCCTATGGAGAAATGCCATCAACACGAAACCTGGGATTCAACCTAAATGTAACTTTCTGA
- a CDS encoding FecR family protein yields the protein MTENHSNLFHNKYAKPHFETEELFEGDFVDRMEDKDQQLLKKKLFGEIKSAIRKHKEEIERKKKIHRATKIAASVLLLIAINIGLWQSLTLKEKNYQTGANETLRIELPDGSIACLNSNSSLAYSYRWAFGFDRKVELKGEAYFDITKDPGSRRFLINEGEAMEVEVFGTEFNFKNRHPIHKLTLLEGSVKLGYEGEEGNTSRMVTPGETIKLDVENQKIASKKMTDPSKLLAWQKRKLQMHNESLEEVLSIVTELYDLELPNQKIPQTTELISGSLPLSDNPNEVIENIQVLFDTKINLKLNTIQLP from the coding sequence ATGACAGAAAACCACTCCAATTTATTCCACAATAAGTACGCAAAACCTCATTTTGAGACTGAAGAGCTATTTGAGGGTGATTTTGTGGATCGAATGGAGGATAAAGACCAGCAACTCTTAAAGAAAAAGCTATTTGGAGAAATAAAATCGGCAATCAGAAAGCATAAAGAAGAAATAGAAAGAAAAAAGAAGATTCATCGTGCAACAAAAATTGCAGCCTCTGTACTCCTACTTATAGCAATAAATATTGGTCTATGGCAGTCTTTGACTCTTAAAGAAAAAAATTACCAGACAGGGGCAAATGAAACTTTAAGAATAGAATTACCTGATGGGTCCATAGCATGTTTGAACTCAAACTCCTCATTGGCTTACTCCTATCGATGGGCATTTGGATTTGACCGGAAGGTGGAATTAAAAGGCGAAGCATATTTTGACATAACCAAAGACCCAGGCTCCAGACGATTCCTGATCAATGAAGGCGAAGCGATGGAAGTGGAAGTGTTCGGAACGGAATTCAATTTCAAAAACCGGCATCCCATTCACAAACTAACCCTGCTGGAAGGCAGTGTAAAATTGGGTTATGAAGGTGAAGAAGGAAACACCTCCCGAATGGTGACTCCAGGAGAGACCATCAAACTGGACGTGGAGAACCAAAAGATTGCAAGCAAGAAAATGACAGATCCCAGCAAGCTTCTAGCCTGGCAAAAGAGGAAGTTACAAATGCACAATGAAAGCCTAGAAGAAGTGCTTAGCATAGTGACAGAACTATATGACCTGGAATTACCTAATCAAAAAATACCACAAACCACAGAACTTATATCAGGCAGCTTACCACTGTCAGACAATCCAAATGAAGTGATCGAGAACATTCAGGTGTTATTTGACACTAAAATCAACCTAAAACTGAACACTATCCAACTACCATAG
- a CDS encoding RNA polymerase sigma-70 factor has protein sequence MPEKELNELELLERIKNGDESAFIEVYDLYWKRMFNFGYKRLGKREIVEGIVQDVFIDLWTKRTKLEIHTSLQAFLFTSVNYRIINQYKSQSIRERFTLREKSKGEQQNSSTDEKVLFNDLKTNIKKVVRNFPPQRKKVYHLRFDKGLSYIEISEKLEISVSTVEKHLMRALKDLRINLKELTFSACVFQGLESYPELLGGVHFLN, from the coding sequence ATGCCTGAAAAAGAATTAAATGAACTAGAACTTCTGGAAAGAATCAAAAATGGTGACGAGTCAGCATTTATTGAAGTGTACGACCTATACTGGAAGCGTATGTTCAATTTCGGCTATAAAAGACTTGGTAAAAGAGAGATCGTAGAGGGGATTGTCCAGGATGTATTTATTGATCTTTGGACCAAAAGAACCAAACTTGAAATCCACACATCACTTCAGGCCTTCCTCTTCACTTCTGTGAACTATAGGATCATCAACCAGTACAAGTCCCAAAGCATCCGGGAAAGATTCACTCTGCGGGAAAAATCCAAGGGAGAACAACAAAATTCATCAACTGATGAAAAGGTATTGTTCAATGACCTGAAGACAAACATCAAAAAAGTGGTACGAAACTTCCCCCCACAACGCAAAAAAGTATATCATTTACGGTTTGATAAAGGCCTGAGCTATATAGAAATATCCGAAAAGCTTGAAATCTCAGTCAGCACTGTGGAGAAACATCTTATGCGCGCACTGAAGGATCTCCGGATAAACCTGAAAGAACTTACATTTTCAGCATGTGTTTTCCAGGGACTAGAGTCTTACCCCGAACTACTCGGTGGGGTACACTTTTTAAACTAG